Sequence from the Saccharopolyspora pogona genome:
CGAGGCCGTCAAGGTCCACTCCGGACTCGATCCAGTCCATGAGTTCCTTGGCTTCGGTGTCGGTTTCTCCCGGAACGATCGTCATTAGACCGTAGGTCTTGAAGTCTGGTTTGCCGAGTTCGCGAGCGATCTCTTTACTCGCCTTGGCCGACTCGATGAACTTCTCGTCGTCGCCGCAAACCATGAAAGCCACGTCACAGTTCTGAGCCGCAAAGCGGAATCCACGTGGGGACGCACCTGCGTTGACCAGCCTCGGGCGCCGACTGGGCTTCGGGTCCAAGAGTGCGTCGTAGAGATGGAAGTGCTCGCCGTCGTGGTCCACTGATTCTTCAGCCCACAAGCGCTTGACGACGTCGATCCACTCGTCTGCGAAGTCGTACCTCTGGTCATGGTCGAGATCGTCCCGCCAGAGACCAAGGGTGTCCATCATTGTTTTCTGGCCGCCGGTCACGACGTTGAAGCCGACCCGCCCCGGTCCGATCTCGTCGAAGGAAGCAAACATCTTCGCGATAACCGCGGGCGGAAAGACGGTGATGTGCGCCGTACCCCAGACCTGAATCCGATCGGTTGCCTGAAGTAACGCTCCGGTTGCCGCCAGCGAGTCGACTGTCTCGCGCCAGTATCCGGACGCGCCCTTGGTGCCCCGCCAGTTCTGCGGACTCAGCACGAAGTCGTAGCCAAATAGCTCTGCTCCCTTCACCACGTGCAGAGAGTGTGCGAAACTGCCCGGGTTGTACAACGTGTTCTCCGAGTGGAACCACGCTCTCTTGACGGTCGGCACGAAGACGCCGACCTCGATCAACTTATTCATCAAATACCCTTTCAGGATCTTGCTGGGCCGCTGTCGGAGGAACAAAGGTGGAGTCGCGGGGAACTGCCGGCGGAGATCGGAGTAGAGGCCAAGAGTCTCCTCATCCCACCAGGTCCCGATACTGTCCTTGGAAGAACAACAGTGGGGACAAGTTCTCGTGGCACGCTGCTGCACCCATGTCGCAAACGCGTCCGATCACCACGAAATGGTCTCCTGCTTCGTGTTCGGCATCGAGTTCGCAGTCGAGCCAGGTGAGCGCTCCGTCAAGGATCGGCGTCTCCTGACAACTGAATTGCCAACTGACCCCACTCCACTTGTCCGGGCCCGATCGAGCGAACTGGTCCGACACGGCGCGTTGGTCTTGTGACAGGACATTGATAGCAAAGCGGCCGGTTTCTCGGATGCGTGGATAGCTTCGAGACGTCCTCATCACACTGAAGGAGACGAGGGGCGGCTCTAGGGACACGCTGTAGAACGACTGACATGTGAAGCCGATCGGCTCGTGGCCGTCATGCGACGAAATCACAGTCACACCGGACGCATAGTTGCCCAGGATCTCGCGGAAGGCGATGGGTTCGACGGCTGTGCGACTCGTCCTTTTCCTGATGCTGATCGGATCAGTCATTGCTGAACAATCTCCTTGAATCTGCTTCGGAGAGAGCAACGAGGCCGAGCCGATCGCCTAGGCGGTCAGACCCGAGAGCTATCGGTGGACGCGACCTCATTCACTGTGTCGGACAATCGATGACACGGTGTCGTCGTCCACCCGCACACGCACAAACAGGCGAGGGACGCGGTCCACCGCGTCAACACAGCGCCAAGCGTTTTTTGTGCTCGGTAATCCCTCGCCGAGATTATTTGTTCCCGACTGAGGATGGTGAATCAAGGGCACGTTAGCACCGCGGAGCGCGCTTGGCTAGGTGTTCGACGACAATTCTTCGACTGCGCGGGACCCGTCGCGCGAGGGTCCGAGATCAGTTCGGATGGCGCGCAATCTTTACGACCGTCTTGTCAGCGACATATCATGTCGGTCATGCGGTCGGCATGATGGGAGTTCTGGAATGTCCAACGTCACGACATACCGTGGCCTTCGGTACGCAGAGGCGAGCAGGTTCGAGCCTTCGCGTGCGGTCGGCTTGGGAGGCCTCGACCGGGGCCGTGCACGCGGACCGGTGCCACCGCAGAATCCGTCGCGGCTTGAGATGGTCCTGGGTCCGCAGGCGCCACTCGACCAATCTGAGGACTGTCTCGTTCTCAGTGTGTCGACGCCCGACCTCAACGGGAGTCGCCCCGTCCTGATGTGGTTCCACGGCGGCGCGAACCTCACCGGCGGCGGCGAGCTGCCGTGGTATGACGGGACTCTCTTCGCCGAGGAGCAGGATGTGGTGGTCGTGGTCGTGACGGCCCGACTGGGCCTCTTCGGCTTCCTGCGACTCGAAGGTGCCGACGGTCCGTCGTTGGCGACCGGGGATCAATTGAACGCGATCCAGTGGGTCGAACAGAATGTCGGCCGCTTCGGTGGCGATCCGGGCAACGTCACCATCGCCGGTCAGTCCGCTGGGGCGACAGCAGTGGAAGCGATGTTGCGGTGGGGGGTGCCCAGCGGCGTGCGCGGAGCCATCCTTCAGAGCGGCTACCGGCTGTGCGAACCTGCTACAGCCGCCGATGCCTCCTTGAGGACCGAACAGTTCCTTGATTTTGCCGGCCGCGATCCGATCGACCTGTCGACGGCCGAACTACTTGATCTGCAGTGGCGGTTCGCCGAGGTTTCGCCGGCCATCTGGACACCGGTGAAGCCGGACGTCGAGTCTCCGATCAACACGGCGGTCGTCGCTGGTTGGACGCGCGACGATGGGTTGCCGTTCGCCATGCTTGCTGAGGGTGCCAGCGATCCTGCTGTCAGGGCGCAGAAGGCCGATGCCTCGCGCGCGTTCACTGAAGAGTGGTTCACGCAGGGTTCTCGGCGCATCGTGGCTGATGCGCGTGGGGCTGGATGCGGCGGCTGGCTCTACGAATTCATCCACGAGGAACCCACGTCGGGTTGGGGTGCTCCGCACTGCGCGGAACTGCCGTATCTCTTCGGCGACGAGGAAGCGTGGCGGTATGCACCAATGCTCCGGGGGGCGAACTGGGACGAGCTGCGAGTCCGGGGCCGCGAGATGCGGCGGGAGTGGGCTAGCTTCATGCGCCATCAGGATCCGGGGGACCGATGGACGTCGATGGTGGCGACCACGTCGAGTGCGGTGAACCGCTGCTACTTCGAGCAGTCGGGGATATCGGTCTCGGCGTCATAGTGTCCCGCTCGAGCAATGATCGTCAGCTCGGCGCCGTGCGAGGAGTTCTTCGGTTGCCTGGAAGCCGAGACATAAGGCCTGGGTCTCGCGATGCGCCGGGTTGGGCGCATCGCCCGAGCAACCGACAATCGTTCGGGGGCGCGTTGTGCGCGTACACCCAAGAGAGGATCGAGATGACATTTCGCGTCTCCATCGTGATCGGAAATCCCAAGCCCCGTTCGCGAACGAGGACCGTCGCCGAACACCTGGTCAGACATCTGTTCGCCGATGGCGACTATGAGACTCATGTCGTTGATCTCGTCGACTACGGCGCTGACCTGCTCACGTGGCCGAACGAGAAGGTGTACGTGGTGAATGCGAAGGTAGCGAACTCCGACGTCGCAGTCTTCGCGTCTCCCACCTACAAGGCGACCTATACAGGGCTTCTCAAAGCCTTTCTCGATCGGTATCCGGCCGATGGCTTAGCTGGGGTGACCGCGATTCCTGTCATGACGGGAGCCGGCCTGGCACATGCCCTCGGACCCACGGTGAACCTCGCTCCTCTCCTCGCAGAGCTGGGCGCGCTGATACCGGGGCGCGGGATGTACTTCGACATTCAGCGGATGGATCGGATCGACGAACTCGTCGCCGCTGAGGCGAAGCGGTTCAGTGCCAATCTCTCCCGGTTGGGTCACGTGGCACGGCACGTCGCGGCACCATGAGCATCGCGCGGTCGGACCGGACGGCGAAGAGCGGGCGCCCTTGCGGGTCGCGCTGATGATCACCTGCATCAACGACGCGATGTTCCCCAACACCGGGGCCGCCGTCGTACGGCTGCTGCGGCGGCTCGGCGTCGAGGTGGACTTTCCGGACGCACAGACCTGCTGCGGGCAGCCGATCTGGCCGAGGTACTTGCCGCGACCGAGACCCCCTCGAGCGGAGCGACCGAGATCCCGCCCGGCACGACCCATGAGCGGAAGGCGGGCCGCGGATGAGCGCGACGTTCATCGGCATGCCGTCGTTCCCCGAAGCCGCCCGGACGGCACTGGCCGACGCCCAGTTGCGCCACAACCTCGCGCACGCCACGCGCACCATCCGCGGTAAGCGGGCGAGATGGTCGGCGAGGTCGAGAACTGGGAGGAACTCCGGTTGGCTGGAGCCGCGGTCAAGGAGCGGGCGCTGCTCGGGTTGGCCGACCACCTCGAACGGCTGGAGCGTGAGCTGATAGCCCACGGAGCCACCGTGCACTGGGCCCGTGACGCTAAGCCTCGATCCACCGAGGAATTGTTCTTGAATAGCAACGTTTAATGAGCGAAAGTGCCCTCTGACCTGCGATGATCAGAGTTGCTGAAACACTGATGTCGCGCTGAAACACTGATGTCGCATGGATTGAAGGCACTTTCGGTGAGATTGTCGCACAGGTGGTCGCGGGCGGCGGCGCGGTTCGATGATGCCAATCTGGTGTCGCGTGCGGGGCTGGTGCCGGTGATGGCGCTGGCCGAGCAGGCCGGGTTATCTGACCTGGTCAGCGACGACGTGATCCGCCACGGTCGGATGAAGCGCCTGTTCAACGGGGTGTATGCGCCGTCGACGCTGGGCTCGTTCCTGCGGGCCTTCACCCATGGCCACACCCTGCGGCTAGCCTCGGCGGCCCGCCGGTTGTTGATCAATCTCGCCGAACGGACACCGATACTGGACGCCTCGGATCAGCTGACCTTTGTGGACATTGATTCGCTGCTGCGTCGGGTGTACGGCAAGAAGAAACAGGGCGCGCGGTTCGGGCACACCAAGGTCGGTGGCTATCCGGTGCGGCTGCGGGGACTGTCGCCGCTGGTGGCCGCCCTGTCCACGCCGCATCGCGGCGCCGGTGATCGCCGCGATGCGGCTACGGTCCGGGTCCGCGGGCTCGGGTCGGGGCGCGGCCGGTCTGCTGACCCAGGCCCTGACCACGGCCCGGGCGGCCGGGGCCACGGGGAGGCTGTGGGTGCGGGCGGATTCGGCCTACTACGCCGGTGCGGTGGTCACCGCCGCCTGCAAGGCCGGGGCCTGGTTCTCCATCACCGTGGTCAACAACGCGGCGATCCGGGCCGCGATCGCCACTATCGACGAGGGCGCCTGGACCCCGGTTGAGTATCCCGAAGCCGTCCAGGACCCCGACACCGGCGAATGGATCTCTGATGCCGAGGTCGCCGAAACCACCTACACCGCCTTCGCCGGCACCAAACACGAGATCACCGCACGGTTGATCGTCAGGCGCGTAAAAGATAAAAACCATGCTGACGCTCTGTTTCCGGTGTGGCGTCACCACGCGTTCCTCACCAACACCACACTGTCCACGGTGGATGCTGATGTGACACACCGGCAGCACGCGATCACCGAAACCACCTTCGCCGACCTCATCGACGGCCCCCTGGCCCACCTCCTCTCCGGGTGTTTCAACGCCAACGCCGCCTGGGCCATATGTGCCGCGATCACCCATAACCTGCTGCGCGCCGCCGGCGCACTCACCAGCCGACTCCACGCCAAAGCCCGAGGATCCACCCTCCGCCGACACCTCGTCAGCGTCCCCGCCCGGCTGGCCCGCCCCCAAGGCAAACCCCTCCTGCACTTGCCCGCCCACTGGCCCTGGGCCGAGCACTTCACCATCCTGCACACCGCCGTGTCATCACCGCCAACAGCAGCCTGACCAGTACCAACACCGCCCACACGGGCCCGACCGGAGACCTTGATCAGTGGAACAGGCTGGGCAGACCAGCGGGCAACGCACGCCTCCCCACATCTGACAAGATCAACATCGCCAACATCATCTCCAACAGCCATCGGTGGATCGAGGCTTAGCGGGCATCGTCACTGAGTTGGATGAGTGGGGATATACCCGGGCCGTCGCGTGGAGTGGGCCCGATGCACATTGCCAATGACGCGAGTGCGGGTGCTGCCACTGTCTGCGGCAAGGACGTGGCCATGGTGCCGTCACCGGACAACGCGTTGATCAATGCGATCACGAGGGCGACGATGACGATGATGCCGAGCAGGACGCACGCGGCCATGCCCAGCCGGTAACGCAGCTTGCGTTCCTGAAGCGACTCCATCTTGTAGAGGCCGCTTTCCTGCGGGAATCGTTTTCCTGTGCTAGCAGGACTCGGTCTTCGGCCATCAGGCCGCAGCAGTGCCGGACCGTCGCGGGAACCCGCAGATGTTCCTGCTTGGTGATGCGGCACACGCCACGGGTATCGGTGCGGATGATCAGGAGGCCGCGCGTCTCGCGGATGTTCAAGCGGGTGCCGGGTGTCCATCCGAGGGCGTGCAGGAGGGCGTGATCGGCAGCCCCCAGAGGAGCTAGAGACGGTCCCTGACCCAGGTGGCGATCTGTACCCGAGAGGTGGCTCCGAGCTTGGAGAGAATGTGCTCGACATGCGTTTCCGCGGTGCGCTGCGAGATCACCAGTGCTTCGGCGATGTCCTTGTTCGACAGTCCTTGCGTCACCAGGTTGGCGACCTCCTGCTCCCGCCGGGTCAGTACTGGCAAAGCGGAACCCGCAGCAGGCACCTTTGCTAGCGTCGGAGTCGCCGGAGCCTGTTCACTGAGCGCGTAGGACACCGCCTGCTCATTGCCTAACTGCGTGCCCTGCCGATAGGCCTTTTCGTACGCCTGATCACCCAGGGCGTTCCTGGCTTGGCGCTCACCGTCGCGGTGCCACCGCAACCAAAAACTCGCGTTCAGCAGGGGGCTGCTGCCCAGGAGCTTCCACAGCGGCTCGACGGCACCGAACAGTCGGGCGGCCCGTTTCGCGTCACCGCGATCCATCGCCACCAGACCCAGCTGCTCGATGCCCAACGCCACGCCCAGCGTGTCATTGAACTTGCGCTTGATCCGAAGGGCTGCCCGGGCCTCCTCTTCTGCTGCCTGAATGTCGCCGGCGAGCCGCCGAGCATGCCCCAGGTACCAGCGCATCGAGGCCGACTGCCACTCCTCGCCGGCACGCTCACAGATCGACCGGCCTTCCGCACAGGCCTCGCCAGCACGTTCGAAGTCGCCACGTGCGAAATGCACGCTGGCCAGAAGGTTGAAGGAGAGCAGGGCGGGGGAGAAAGTGCTGAGCTGCCCCGTTGCGCGAAACTCGGCCAGCGCCTGCTCCGCCAGCTCGGACGCCCGCGCCGTATCATCGCAAAACCATGCATGCCATCCCAGCCAATGGGTAGCGTGGGCCTTGGCCGCCCGATCGCCCACGTGGTCGGCCACCTCGATGGCCTCCTGCGATGCACGCTCTGCGTTAGGGAGGTCTCCCTGGATCATGGCGATCCAACCGCGCACCCACAGGGCCCTCGCTCGTTCCTGGCTCGGTTCCCGCGACAGCGCCAGCAGTCGGTCCAGCCAGTACCGGCCGTCCCGAACGAAAGCGCTGCCGATCCAGTGGAACCACAATGCACCGGTGAGCAGCAGTCCTGTCCTTGCCTGACCGGGCTCGGTGCAGCAGAAGTCCAGCGCCGCCCACAGGTTCGGGTTCTGGCTCTGGAACCACTGCCACCATTTCCACTGCTGCGGCCCGGACCATTCCGCGTCGGCCTGCTTGACCACCGCTAGGTAGTAGTCCCGGTGCCGACGCCGCAGCAGCGTCTCCTCGCCACGGGCGGCCAGCTGCTCTCGCCCGTACTGGCGGATGGTCTCCAGCATCCGGTACCACATCGTGGTACCGCGCTGCACCGGGGACACCACTGACTTTTCCACCAGCCCGGACACGGCGTCGAGAATGTCCTCCTCGGCCAGGCCGGCACCGTCACACACCTGCTCGGCCGCCTCGAGATCGAACTCACCCGCGAACACCGACAGCCGAGCCCACAACACCTGCTCGGCCGGCGAGCACAGGTCGAAACTCCATTCCGCCGCTGCCCGCAACGTCTGGTGCCGGGCGGGCGCACCCCGATGTTTGGTGGTGAGCAATTGGAACCGGTCCTCGATCCGCTGTGAGATCTGCTCCGGCGACAGCATCCGCAGTCGCACTGCGGCTAGTTCGATCGCCAACGGCAGCCCGTCCAACTGTCGGCACAACCGCGCCACCGCCTCCTCGTTGTCCTGGTCCACCCGGAACCCCGGCAGCACCGCCACCGCCCGCTCCTCCAGTAGCGTCACCGCCTCATACTCAGCGACGCCGTGGTCCTGTGCCCGACCATCGTCTGACGAATCCACTCCGGGCACCGCCAACGGCGGCACCGGAAAAGCCTGCTCCCCCGTGACACGCAACCATTCACGACTCGTGGCCAGCACCCGCACCCCCGGCGCCCCCAACAGGGCACTCACGACAGCCACGGCAGCCCCCAGCACGTGCTCACAGTTGTCCAGCACGATCAACAACCGCTTGTCCGCCAGGAACTCCACCAAGGCGGTCAGCGGCTCCCCCGCCGACTGATCCGGCAACTCCAGCGCCGCCGTCACCGCGCTCACCAGCATCGCGGAATCCTGCAGCTGGGCCAGCTCCACCAGCCACACGCCATCCGGGAAAGCTCGCCGCACCTCCCGGGCCACGTGCAGGGCCAGCCGGGTCTTGCCCACCCCAGGCGGGCCGGTCAACGTCACCAGCCGTGACGTCGACAGCCGCTTCTTCACCTCAGCCGACATCTGCCGCCGACCCACAAAGCTCGTCGTTTCGGTGGGAAGCTGCCCGCCGCGGACATGGAACACAGTACTCATCGGCAGTCCTCGATATCGAGCTTACGAGGGCTGCTCGGTCAGTGCTAGTAGTAGGTCGGGTGGCCGGGAGGGATCACACCTCCCGGTCGGATAGGACCGCCGCATTGCTGCTAATAGATAACCCTGAGAACCGCGCATGCGACTCGTCGCCGCACACGGCTCAAGCAAGCCGCGAGGGCAAGCTGGCGGGCTGAAGCCGTTTGGGGCGGTTGCCATTGGACCTGTTGGTGTCCCGTTGGCAGTGGGCGTGTATGAGACGGGTTTGATGATTGTTCGGGGTCCCGCCGTCCGTTGTGGCGATCGCGCGTTTGATGATCGCTTTACGGGTGGCGGCCAGCCATTGCTCCCATTCGGTGGGCGATGCTGGCTGATGGCCGGCGTGCAGAAGGTAGTCCCCGCAGATAGGGCAGCGGCCCTGCTGGGCTTGCAACAGCCGCAGGGTGGATCGGCCCAGCGGGGGCGGGTTCCTGCCGCGCCGTTTTCTCCAGTACTCGGCCAGGCGGGATCGTAAGGTGATGCTCCGTCCTTGACCATCTGGTGCCGAACGATCGATGTCCAGGAGAACTTGATCAGGTAGGCGCCGCTACTGCGATCGCCGAAGACCCACCTGTCGTTCCTGGTCGGATGATACGTGCCGAAGTGGTGGCCGACGACCCACCACTTCGACTTATTGCGGTGCCCGCCTAACGCCCACCGGTAGGTGTGACGCCACTTATTGATTTTGGCCAGAGTTGCTCATCGAATTTCCCCACTCGGGGGTGGTGGTTAGCGTAGTGGTTGGTGGGTGCCGGTGGTGGTTTTGCGGAGCGTGTCGGCGCGGGCTTGGTGGTCGCGGAGGCGATCGCGGTAGGGACCGCCCTCACAGGCCCTCACAGGCGACCCCCCGCGCAGATCCCAGCGTGCAGGACTACCGCACTGGGCTCCTGCCTCGGGTTTTGGCGTCGAAGCGCACGTCGGGGAAAGGGTGCATCTTGCGAGCGGGTGGTAACCAATGGTAGGCGAGGCGGTTCATCCGTGGCCAGGTGATCCGCGTGCGCTGGCTGCGGCGCCGTAGCGCTTTGTACCAGTGCCGGGTCATCTGGGTGCGGAAGGCCGCCACTGCCTGGATGTTGCCGGGCACGGCGTAGTAAGCGAGGTGACCTTGCACCACGCTTCGCAGCCACTGAGCCTTTCCGCGTAACCTCCCGTGGCGTTGTGTGATCAATTTTGTTGATCATGTGGTGCGGCCGTGTTCGTGGTGGAGCAGGACCAGGGCGGCGGCGACGATGTCGCCGAGGCACCAGGGGCAGCCGCGGTAGCGACGCAGAGCCTTATAGGTGGTCTTGGGTAGCGAGTTGGCGCGCTCGCCGAGGCAGCGTAGGGCGCCGTGGATGGCGTTGTAGGACTGTTGGCCGATGGTGAGTTGCTCGTCTTTGGGCTTCTTGAACGGGATCGTGAAGGTCTCGGGCTCGCCTTCGTAGCCGAGGTCGGCAAGGGCGAGGGCGCCGTCGGTGATCCAGTCGGTGATCCGCGTGAGCAGTTCGGGGTCGGCGCGGGCGGCACTCATGTCGTGCTCGCGGCCGGGTCGCACGTCGGAGGTCCACAGTGGCCATCCGTCCGGGGCGGAGACAACCTGGATGTTCCCGCCGTGATGGCGGTGCTTGCCGCTCCACCACAAATCCACCCCGCGGGTGGGGCTGGGGTGGAGATCCGGTCGGTGTGGATCAGCGTGCCGTCCACGATCACATGCGAGTGACCAGCCGCCTTGGCCGCCAGCAGCGCCCCGTGCAGCGACGGCCGGCGCGCGGCGAGCACCGCAATGCCCTCGTCCCGGTACTCATACGCCGTCGACAAGGCGACGGCGTTGTCCCTGGCCAGCGCCGCCATCCGGGCGTCTTCCAGGAACCAGCGCAGCACCAAAACGGCCTGCTTGTAGGTCCCCATCGCACGCCGTCCCTTGCGGGTACCCCGCCGGAGACGCTCGGCGTGCAGCAGTCCGGACAGGAACAAGACACTGTCCTCGGATACCTCCAGAACAGCGGTATATGTGACAGTCGTAGACACGCGGGATCCCTGTGAAGTTGATCTGTGAGAAGACCACTTCGTAGCAGGGATCCCGCGTCTTCACGCGCATCCCCGCTCGGCGCGCCCCAAGATCACACAGCGTCGCGAACCGTTACTCGGAACGGCTCACTGCCCTTGGTCGGGGATGGGCTCATGCCGGCGTCGCTTGAGTTCTTCTTTGACCTCACGTAACTTCGCCCGCATTCGCTTCGAGATGGTGACCCG
This genomic interval carries:
- a CDS encoding ATP-binding protein, whose translation is MSTVFHVRGGQLPTETTSFVGRRQMSAEVKKRLSTSRLVTLTGPPGVGKTRLALHVAREVRRAFPDGVWLVELAQLQDSAMLVSAVTAALELPDQSAGEPLTALVEFLADKRLLIVLDNCEHVLGAAVAVVSALLGAPGVRVLATSREWLRVTGEQAFPVPPLAVPGVDSSDDGRAQDHGVAEYEAVTLLEERAVAVLPGFRVDQDNEEAVARLCRQLDGLPLAIELAAVRLRMLSPEQISQRIEDRFQLLTTKHRGAPARHQTLRAAAEWSFDLCSPAEQVLWARLSVFAGEFDLEAAEQVCDGAGLAEEDILDAVSGLVEKSVVSPVQRGTTMWYRMLETIRQYGREQLAARGEETLLRRRHRDYYLAVVKQADAEWSGPQQWKWWQWFQSQNPNLWAALDFCCTEPGQARTGLLLTGALWFHWIGSAFVRDGRYWLDRLLALSREPSQERARALWVRGWIAMIQGDLPNAERASQEAIEVADHVGDRAAKAHATHWLGWHAWFCDDTARASELAEQALAEFRATGQLSTFSPALLSFNLLASVHFARGDFERAGEACAEGRSICERAGEEWQSASMRWYLGHARRLAGDIQAAEEEARAALRIKRKFNDTLGVALGIEQLGLVAMDRGDAKRAARLFGAVEPLWKLLGSSPLLNASFWLRWHRDGERQARNALGDQAYEKAYRQGTQLGNEQAVSYALSEQAPATPTLAKVPAAGSALPVLTRREQEVANLVTQGLSNKDIAEALVISQRTAETHVEHILSKLGATSRVQIATWVRDRL
- a CDS encoding flavin reductase family protein, producing MTDPISIRKRTSRTAVEPIAFREILGNYASGVTVISSHDGHEPIGFTCQSFYSVSLEPPLVSFSVMRTSRSYPRIRETGRFAINVLSQDQRAVSDQFARSGPDKWSGVSWQFSCQETPILDGALTWLDCELDAEHEAGDHFVVIGRVCDMGAAACHENLSPLLFFQGQYRDLVG
- a CDS encoding carboxylesterase family protein; translation: MARNLYDRLVSDISCRSCGRHDGSSGMSNVTTYRGLRYAEASRFEPSRAVGLGGLDRGRARGPVPPQNPSRLEMVLGPQAPLDQSEDCLVLSVSTPDLNGSRPVLMWFHGGANLTGGGELPWYDGTLFAEEQDVVVVVVTARLGLFGFLRLEGADGPSLATGDQLNAIQWVEQNVGRFGGDPGNVTIAGQSAGATAVEAMLRWGVPSGVRGAILQSGYRLCEPATAADASLRTEQFLDFAGRDPIDLSTAELLDLQWRFAEVSPAIWTPVKPDVESPINTAVVAGWTRDDGLPFAMLAEGASDPAVRAQKADASRAFTEEWFTQGSRRIVADARGAGCGGWLYEFIHEEPTSGWGAPHCAELPYLFGDEEAWRYAPMLRGANWDELRVRGREMRREWASFMRHQDPGDRWTSMVATTSSAVNRCYFEQSGISVSAS
- a CDS encoding heterodisulfide reductase-related iron-sulfur binding cluster; translation: MITCINDAMFPNTGAAVVRLLRRLGVEVDFPDAQTCCGQPIWPRYLPRPRPPRAERPRSRPARPMSGRRAADERDVHRHAVVPRSRPDGTGRRPVAPQPRARHAHHPR
- a CDS encoding NADPH-dependent FMN reductase, which gives rise to MTFRVSIVIGNPKPRSRTRTVAEHLVRHLFADGDYETHVVDLVDYGADLLTWPNEKVYVVNAKVANSDVAVFASPTYKATYTGLLKAFLDRYPADGLAGVTAIPVMTGAGLAHALGPTVNLAPLLAELGALIPGRGMYFDIQRMDRIDELVAAEAKRFSANLSRLGHVARHVAAP
- a CDS encoding LLM class flavin-dependent oxidoreductase yields the protein MNKLIEVGVFVPTVKRAWFHSENTLYNPGSFAHSLHVVKGAELFGYDFVLSPQNWRGTKGASGYWRETVDSLAATGALLQATDRIQVWGTAHITVFPPAVIAKMFASFDEIGPGRVGFNVVTGGQKTMMDTLGLWRDDLDHDQRYDFADEWIDVVKRLWAEESVDHDGEHFHLYDALLDPKPSRRPRLVNAGASPRGFRFAAQNCDVAFMVCGDDEKFIESAKASKEIARELGKPDFKTYGLMTIVPGETDTEAKELMDWIESGVDLDGLADLAGGYKANEKGFKDLSASSLATLGGENYRSVLPGVLVGSYDNLAQRIADTVIRGELDGIMVVVPDYVDHLQKLALRTFPQMEQYGVQANVGHGL